The following coding sequences lie in one Mycobacterium gordonae genomic window:
- a CDS encoding DUF3592 domain-containing protein has translation MRNLPYLIVGVITTLVGVWILVKAVREMRLAARTRTWPTVPGCVTHAEVVSDDGSEVFEVEYRFEVEGVRHRGDVLQMGHLQKSSAVDKELVDRYAVGTEVEVHYDPADPATAVLIPGGGRKIHSRAGYAVAYLAVGLFFTATTIRPVLAPEGPEVAEQTPLPDVPHFALNNPRGVAVAADGAVYVCDGPPKTSWTPITPIGPLGPSPGPPGLPTTMMPIPGMPNAPSAQADGRVLRLTPDLTDAKSEVPRTLLASPSGLAIDTSGKMYVTDRGQLWVYAYSADSRFTGATPLRGTTAINVAVDSIGTVYVPQSSSGRVLKLPAEGSTATEFFRAPDDGWATDVAVDSAGNVYVTDSKNSRVFRIAVDGVPRELPFQTISHPEGVAVDTAGNVYVVDAGNHRVMKLNKNSPAATDLLFDGLTDPYDVAVDTAGNVLVTDQGSNFLLKFSPPQ, from the coding sequence ATGAGAAACCTGCCGTATCTCATCGTGGGTGTCATCACCACGCTGGTTGGCGTGTGGATTCTTGTCAAAGCTGTTCGGGAGATGCGACTGGCAGCGCGCACCCGTACGTGGCCGACCGTGCCAGGTTGCGTGACGCACGCAGAGGTCGTGTCCGACGACGGCAGTGAAGTCTTTGAGGTCGAGTACCGCTTTGAGGTCGAGGGTGTTCGACACCGCGGTGACGTCCTCCAAATGGGCCATCTGCAGAAATCGAGCGCGGTAGACAAGGAGCTGGTGGATCGCTACGCGGTCGGAACCGAGGTGGAGGTCCATTACGATCCGGCCGACCCCGCGACGGCAGTCTTGATTCCCGGTGGTGGGCGCAAGATCCATTCGAGAGCAGGTTACGCGGTGGCGTACCTTGCCGTCGGATTATTTTTCACGGCGACGACGATTCGACCAGTTCTGGCGCCCGAGGGACCCGAGGTGGCCGAGCAGACACCGTTGCCGGACGTGCCGCACTTCGCACTGAACAACCCCAGAGGCGTCGCGGTGGCCGCGGATGGTGCGGTGTATGTCTGCGACGGACCGCCCAAGACGTCGTGGACGCCGATCACGCCGATTGGGCCGCTGGGGCCGTCCCCGGGGCCGCCGGGACTACCGACAACGATGATGCCGATTCCGGGGATGCCGAATGCCCCGTCTGCACAGGCGGACGGTCGTGTACTTCGGCTGACGCCAGACCTGACTGACGCCAAGAGTGAGGTGCCCCGAACTCTGCTGGCGTCGCCCAGCGGTCTGGCGATCGACACAAGCGGAAAGATGTACGTCACCGATCGTGGCCAACTGTGGGTGTACGCGTACTCCGCAGACTCGAGATTCACCGGGGCCACGCCCCTGCGTGGTACGACAGCAATCAACGTTGCGGTGGATTCGATTGGGACCGTGTACGTTCCACAATCATCATCCGGCCGGGTGCTCAAACTACCGGCCGAAGGCAGCACCGCGACCGAATTTTTCAGAGCCCCGGACGATGGTTGGGCGACCGACGTTGCGGTCGACAGCGCGGGCAACGTGTATGTCACCGACTCGAAAAACAGTCGGGTATTCAGGATCGCGGTGGACGGCGTCCCGAGAGAGCTTCCGTTCCAGACCATTTCGCATCCCGAGGGGGTGGCGGTGGACACCGCCGGCAACGTCTACGTCGTCGATGCGGGCAATCACCGAGTCATGAAGTTGAACAAGAATTCGCCGGCCGCCACCGACTTGTTATTCGACGGACTCACCGATCCCTACGATGTGGCAGTCGACACTGCCGGCAATGTGTTGGTCACTGACCAGGGAAGCAATTTCTTGCTCAAATTCTCGCCGCCCCAATGA
- a CDS encoding GNAT family N-acetyltransferase, with protein sequence MSGYSYTLPPTHLEGPRLMLRPAVVEDADGIYESVSGDPEVTRFLLWTTHPDAVETRRVLIEQLISTENDRNWVITLRRTGDIVGLVSCRRPVSHSVEIGYCLGRNWWDMGLMSEALKLVLAELAADPSVFRVWATCHVDNSRSARLLQRAGFSLEGRLRRHAVYPTMGPDPHDSLIYARILR encoded by the coding sequence ATGAGCGGTTACTCCTACACGCTGCCGCCGACGCATCTGGAAGGTCCCCGGCTGATGCTGCGTCCGGCAGTGGTGGAGGACGCCGACGGGATCTACGAGAGTGTGTCCGGCGATCCGGAAGTCACCCGGTTTCTGTTGTGGACCACACACCCGGATGCCGTCGAGACCCGCCGGGTGCTCATCGAGCAGCTCATCTCGACGGAGAACGACCGGAACTGGGTGATCACGTTGCGCCGCACCGGCGACATCGTCGGGCTGGTCAGCTGCCGTCGTCCGGTCAGCCACTCCGTGGAGATCGGTTACTGCCTCGGCCGCAACTGGTGGGACATGGGCCTTATGTCCGAGGCGCTGAAGTTGGTGCTGGCCGAGCTGGCGGCCGACCCCAGCGTGTTCCGGGTGTGGGCGACCTGCCACGTCGACAACTCGCGATCAGCGCGGCTGTTGCAGCGGGCGGGGTTCTCCCTCGAAGGGCGGCTGCGCCGGCACGCCGTGTACCCGACGATGGGACCCGACCCGCACGACAGCCTGATCTACGCCAGGATCCTGCGCTGA